In one Dermacentor albipictus isolate Rhodes 1998 colony chromosome 4, USDA_Dalb.pri_finalv2, whole genome shotgun sequence genomic region, the following are encoded:
- the LOC135916018 gene encoding interferon alpha-inducible protein 27-like protein 2B isoform X2 — protein sequence MREREGIRRLYPIKTLWVATYGGGLVKGRRVGNVVNRKTLVTAAAATVGAAAAVAAVPVVLSAVGFGTVGVSAGSTAAGIQSTMGGFIAKGSLFSLCQSWGAVGLPAATQAATAVAGAGLGGGAAAVGTSAAVHSGATKMGACLKTAASTTAAVVPAAVWSVASKTGTCLGSATAAVKAGAVAAGMHLGIGGTDAAADTLDKLPAARL from the exons ATGCGCGAAAGAGAAGGGATCCGCCGCCTATACCCGATCAAGACTCTGTGGGTTGCCACCTATGGAGGTGGGCTCGTGAAAGGTCGCCGG GTGGGGAACGTGGTGAATCGGAAGACTCTTGTCACTGCAGCTGCTGCAACAG TTGGAGCAGCAGCTGCTGTGGCCGCAGTGCCTGTTGTACTTTCTGCAGTCGGATTTGGCACGGTTGGTGTATCGGCAGGCTCGACAGCTGCTGGTATTCAGTCGACAATGGGCGGCTTTATTGCCAAGGGCAGCCTGTTCTCACTCTGCCAGAGCTGGGGCGCCGTGGGCCTGCCAGCCGCTACTCAAGCCGCAACCGCAGTGGCCGGAGCTGGCCTTGGTGGCGGCGCTGCTGCTGTAGGTACATCAGCTGCGGTGCATTCTGGGGCCACCAAGATGGGGGCATGCCTCAAGACAGCTGCCAGCACCACTGCAGCAGTGGTGCCGGCAGCAGTGTGGTCCGTGGCCTCCAAAACGGGCACATGTTTGGGCAGCGCCACGGCAGCAGTGAAGGCAGGGGCAGTAGCAGCTGGGATGCATCTGGGCATTGGAGGCACTGATGCAGCTGCTGACACCCTTGATAAGTTGCCGGCTGCACGGCTATAG